A single region of the Anas platyrhynchos isolate ZD024472 breed Pekin duck chromosome 6, IASCAAS_PekinDuck_T2T, whole genome shotgun sequence genome encodes:
- the C6H10orf71 gene encoding cardiac-enriched FHL2-interacting protein: protein MQGNKKHTEGHSDSSSIGSLLDDADREVSSLTDRAFRSLCVAELEDSYNEPNLAISPDLAHQFSAKFHPGTLNHAIKLTASCNKLTARNNEHTIWASTFQQLPKYALEEKKIAKNNTLGTERKKLNLPVPGPRNNKHVSKVSSLIKTFDKTANQGSGGSLIAIKQPIKNSFQKSKLNHGNNMACGDDTAILSIHKELSEFSEDSQDSHCLTGKHEPQKRPNKIDLSYCGSDGYYPVLIEMSKIAKSNFSRSSKKALKNKNMKVNEPAKKGNFLHSENSAFESWKVHHKKLTEKQEFVDLITEKEGLTYLEEVPFSKGSHTSEHKLPPDKTTVAKKQEKDFQMEPPPPETAFSTPLPAVFVPQGPLQSGTEFHAALPPAPPPRIHVHHGPPRPPPVPQALPLAAPTQQSHPPTPPIREAPPVPLPPLPVQLSPLALSQASVSPQSVSSRMVSSSPVSQAPVPPPRVHPPTLTEEEDISPQQDTICPPWRRPRTTKEAYERRQTSKEKFTASDETCSLSEKMTGDKPDLDVTPLDKQANSPGSASPTFNITELLTPIIPPKQEVDPMEGELIPLTPPPTDSVAERDDEATGFGDYRSRDSYKAKASSLLFNLKDVRKRVKSIYTPSPMLRALENKNKTKENIQENIKVNTSSSTLQEISNKNIAEKDESSDITSVLSECVHENDNKTDLTGHFTDNYLTLSSPQTTADLLFHQTGDNLQQDNSKYKELVKNTRENEKMFRHQSEEPYLRKSLPHPALKAYSRDTTDTTAGQPVQKPSFRAEEIERQAGHQNENFAFRTLPSQLLPAEDVPYSDIQSNVAVSGHEAQGKRSPSSSEQSFVSTVEQPFQEEPFPLDPLIQKSSLQESQRTKGEMSADSKKSHEGRVKAAGEDELQYYACISSGTGAAESKEGRVTGNEQRSLMKEKIRQEKKEEVNGMDSASDSIKDTSTPRSEETQTQPSSSSSKPCLFMIKDNTFRSPQVIRTVKLPLFRSFSLDDTVSSSYKEMEGRFASSAAHSKQPRDTLHAQERGWSALRRRGQQNVREGATDKERDASESGSTSATLDPNLLEDTESFSLGKLMEEDEETCALLNKVGKMNEESVCSSKEKSQIRKARHSLTQPNLGLENDQAQNNPSYPIERKTNYFKNHHLSKRKGGSCAKKIITRETISPVTGSVSEDHIYSPVSHEVLEDIPHMEGGSVLLDSLECSAVTSPRSGSTMHSLVASLPSDKPTISSLGETEDAVNPALLNTTLKSQADMSAEEILDSMQRHLLDSAGEAERLELRGLGERGAGKPPAVPPKTEKALRRAKKLASRRKKMEEQQKKHQTEHTDAVGRKPSHSGQALVSPSPLGYSPLHPVPHSAFPPTETSIGRPTGASAVSPSPSLTQRKLLQDPDSGQYYVIDLPAEVNLKTFYDPETGKYVQVSVPSLEGNLYPPSSSEIRNSPYAAYPRVLPLPASSVAVLKSPSQLSEPMWLMPAVPGEPPEDGQQNYRGTEAVDTQPYIEPVSYSYGQDAEETQVHLGKDMSPTPNTDLVALTDLDDFVAEGVS from the coding sequence ATGCAGGGAAATAAGAAACATACAGAAGGACACAGTGACTCCTCAAGTATTGGGAGTCTTCTGGATGATGCAGACCGAGAGGTGAGCAGCCTCACAGACCGGGCTTTCAGAAGTCTGTGTGTGGCAGAACTTGAGGACTCTTACAATGAACCAAATCTTGCCATTTCCCCTGACCTTGCCCACCAGTTCTCTGCTAAATTTCATCCAGGGACATTAAACCATGCCATCAAGCTAACAGCAAGCTGTAACAAGCTAACAGCAAGAAACAATGAACATACAATATGGGCTTCAACATTCCAGCAGTTACCAAAGTATGCtctggaggagaaaaagatTGCTAAAAATAATACCCTtggcacagaaaggaaaaagctcaATTTGCCAGTCCCTGGTCCAAGGAACAATAAACATGTTTCAAAAGTGTCCTCATTGATTAAGACATTTGATAAGACTGCAAACCAAGGGTCAGGAGGTTCCCTGATAGCCATTAAGCAGCCcattaaaaatagctttcaaaaaagtaaattaaatcaTGGAAACAATATGGCTTGCGGGGATGACACAGCTATTTTGAGCATCCACAAGgaactttctgaattttctgagGACAGTCAAGACAGCCACTGCCTTACTGGTAAACACGAGCCACAGAAAAGACCTAATAAAATAGATCTGAGTTATTGTGGTTCTGATGGTTATTATCCTGTGCTGATTGAGATGTCAAAAATAGCCAAGTCAAATTTTTCCCGTTCTTCTAAAAaggctttgaaaaacaaaaatatgaaagttaATGAGCCAgcaaaaaaaggcaattttcttcacagtgagaATAGTGCTTTTGAATCATGGAAAGTCCACCATAAAAAAttgactgaaaaacaggaatttGTTGATCTaataacagaaaaggaaggtcTTACATACCTTGAAGAAGTACCGTTTAGTAAAGGATCCCACACAAGTGAACATAAATTGCCACCTGACAAGACCACTGTTGCCAAGAAGCAGGAGAAAGATTTTCAAATGGAGCCACCACCACCAGAAACTGCATTCAGCACTCCCCTCCCAGCTGTATTTGTACCTCAGGGCCCCCTCCAATCAGGAACTGAATTTCAtgctgctcttcctcctgcacCCCCACCTAGGATCCATGTGCACCACGGTCCTCCTCGGCCACCCCCTGTCCCTCAGGCGCTTCCTCTTGCAGCTCCCACCCAGCAGAGCCATCCCCCAACACCCCCCATCCGCGAAGCTCCTCCTGTACCACTGCCCCCCTTGCCAGTGCAACTTTCCCCCCTTGCCTTGTCCCAGGCCTCCGTCTCACCCCAGTCTGTGTCCTCCAGGATGGTTTCATCCTCACCTGTGTCCCAGGCACCTGTCCCACCTCCACGAGTACACCCACCCACCTTAACTGAAGAGGAAGACATCAGTCCCCAACAGGACACCATCTGTCCACCCTGGAGGAGACCAAGGACTACAAAAGAGGCATATGAGAGGAGACAGACTTCAAAGGAGAAGTTCACAGCCAGTGATGAGACATGCTCATTGTCTGAAAAGATGACTGGAGACAAACCTGATCTGGATGTGACTCCTCTGGATAAACAGGCAAACTCCCCTGGATCAGCCAGTCCCACTTTCAACATCACCGAACTCTTAACACCCATCATACCACCAAAGCAGGAGGTGGACCCCATGGAAGGTGAGCTGATCCCGCTGACACCTCCTCCCACTGACAGCGTGGCAGAGAGGGACGATGAGGCGACCGGGTTTGGTGATTACAGGTCTCGGGATAGTTACAAGGCAAAAGCATCAAGTCTGTTATTCAACTTGAAGGATGTGCGTAAGCGTGTTAAAAGCATTTATACCCCTTCTCCTATGTTAAGGGCCctggagaataaaaataagactAAGGAAAATATACAGGAGAATATAAAAGTGAATACCTCATCATCAACTTTGCAGGAAATAAGTAACAAAAATATTGCAGAGAAAGACGAGTCGAGTGATATAACTTCTGTATTGTCTGAGTGTGTTCATGAAAATGACAATAAAACTGATTTAACTGGACACTTTACAGACAATTACCTGACTTTGAGTTCACCCCAGACAACAGCAGACCTTTTATTTCACCAAACTGGAGACAATTTACAGCAAGATAATTCAAAATACAAAGAACTGGTTAAAAAcacaagggaaaatgaaaagatgttCAGGCATCAATCAGAAGAACCCTATTTAAGAAAAAGTCTGCCGCATCCAGCACTGAAGGCATACAGTAGAGACACTACAGATACAACAGCTGGTCAACCTGTGCAAAAACCCAGCTTCCGAGCTGAGGAAATTGAGAGACAGGCTGGTCATCAGAATGaaaattttgctttcagaacCCTTCCAAGCCAACTCTTACCAGCAGAGGATGTGCCTTACAGTGACATCCAAAGCAATGTGGCGGTCAGTGGCCATGAAGCACAAGGCAAAAGAAGCCCTAGCTCTTCTGAGCAATCTTTTGTCTCCACAGTAGAGCAGCCATTTCAGGAGGAGCCATTTCCACTGGATCCCCTGATACAGAAGTCAAGTCTTCAAGAAAGCCAGAGGACTAAGGGTGAAATGAGTGCAGACAGTAAGAAAAGCCATGAGGGGAGAGTGAAAGCAGCTGGGGAAGATGAACTTCAGTATTATGCTTGTATTAGCTCTGGTACTGGTGCAGCAGAGAGTAAGGAGGGTAGGGTTACTGGGAATGAACAAAGGAGcttgatgaaagaaaaaataaggcaagagaagaaggaagaggtCAATGGCATGGATTCTGCTTCTGACAGCATAAAGGACACCTCCACCCCAAGGTCTGAGGAGACACAAACACAACCATCTTCAAGCTCATCCAAACCCTGTCTGTTTATGATCAAAGATAACACATTCAGGTCACCTCAGGTAATAAGGACTGTCAAGTTGCCCCTGTTCAGGTCCTTTTCCCTGGACGATACAGTGAGCAGCAGTTATAAGGAAATGGAAGGTAGATTTGCAtcctcagcagcacacagcaagcAGCCCCGAGACACGTTGCATGCCCAGGAGCGAGGCTGGTCGGCACTGAGGCGCAGAGGGCAGCAGAATGTGAGGGAAGGCGCGACTGACAAAGAGAGAGATGCCAGTGAGTCTGGATCTACTTCAGCAACACTGGACCCCAACCTTCTGGAAGATACAGAGAGCTTTTCTTTGGGGAAGCTGAtggaagaagatgaagagacGTGTGCTTTGTTAAATAAAGTTGGGAAAATGAATGAGGAAAGTGTCTGCAGCAGTAAAGAGAAGTCCCAGATTAGGAAGGCAAGACACAGCTTAACACAGCCAAATTTGGGTCTGGAAAATGACCAAGCACAAAACAACCCCAGCTATCCCATAGAAAGGAAGACAAATTACTTTAAGAACCATCATTTATCTAAGCGCAAAGGTGGTTCTTGTgcgaaaaaaataataactagGGAGACAATTTCCCCTGTGACTGGCTCTGTATCAGAGGACCACATATATTCTCCTGTATCCCATGAAGTTTTAGAGGATATCCCACACATGGAAGGTGGGTCAGTTTTATTAGACAGTCTTGAATGCTCTGCTGTTACAAGCCCCAGGTCAGGAAGCACGATGCACTCTCTTGTTGCCAGTTTACCATCAGATAAACCAACAATTTCTAGCCTTGGAGAAACAGAGGATGCTGTAAACCCTGCCTTGTTGAACACGACACTGAAGAGCCAAGCAGATATGTCTGCAGAAGAGATACTTGATTCAATGCAGAGACATCTACTTGATTCTGCAGGGGAAGCTGAGAGATTGGAGCTCAGGGGACTTGGGGAGAGAGGAGCAGGCAAGCCTCCCGCTGTGCCAccaaaaacagaaaaggcacTGCGGCGGGCCAAAAAGCTGGcaagcaggagaaagaaaatggaagagcagcagaaaaaacaTCAGACAGAACATACGGATGCTGTAGGGAGAAAGCCTTCTCATTCTGGACAGGCACTAGTATCTCCCTCACCCCTGGGATATTCCCCTCTCCATCCTGTCCCTCACTCAGCTTTTCCTCCTACAGAAACCAGTATAGGAAGACCCACTGGTGCATCAGCAGTAAGCCCTTCACCTTCTTTAACCCAGCGTAAACTCCTCCAAGACCCTGACTCTGGCCAATACTATGTAATTGATTTACCAGCTGAAGTTAATTTGAAGACATTTTATGACCCAGAAACTGGCAAATATGTTCAAGTCTCAGTCCCTTCCTTGGAAGGGAATTTATACCCACCCTCCTCTTCAGAAATTAGGAATTCTCCCTACGCCGCCTACCCTAGAGTGTTGCCTTTACCAGCTTCATCTGTAGCAGTGCTGAAGTCACCTTCTCAGCTCTCTGAACCTATGTGGTTAATGCCAGCTGTGCCAGGAGAACCACCCGAAGATGGTCAACAGAACTACAGAGGCACTGAAGCTGTGGATACTCAGCCGTATATTGAACCTGTCTCTTATTCCTATGGCCAAGATGCTGAAGAAACTCAGGTTCACTTAGGAAAGGACATGAGCCCAACCCCAAATACAGACCTAGTGGCCCTCACTGATTTAGATGATTTTGTTGCTGAAGGGGTATCCTGA